In Sphingobacteriaceae bacterium, the following proteins share a genomic window:
- a CDS encoding saccharopine dehydrogenase: MTKILIIGAGRSATYLIKYLIENSTANDWKITVADVDIELARQKTSWHSNANGISFDIRDEEKRKEVIKEHDLIISMLPAFMHGDVARDCVEFGKHMATASYVSAEMKALNDEAIKKNVLLLNECGLDPGLDHASAMKVIHEIREQGGTITSFKSFCGGLVAPESNDNPWGYKFSWNPRNVILAGQGTAQYLEEGKIKFIPYNRLYTQIDSVIVDGYEKFDAYANRDSIGYMDSYGLQNVKTMLRGTLREDGYCKAWNVFIKLGLTDDSSKITHASSLTYTALLDAFLPAGKGSVKERLIKFMGKDWNEGLDEKLEFLELFSDKKITLAEGTPAQLLQALLEEKWKLQETDKDMIVMQHQFEYQMKGQTEVKKLESSLVVIGKDQQYTAMALTVGLPLAITVKNFLTGKIKLSGVQIPIHPEIYEPMLSELEEHGVIFIEKQLA, encoded by the coding sequence ATGACAAAGATCCTCATTATAGGTGCCGGGCGCTCGGCCACCTATTTAATAAAGTACCTTATTGAAAACTCTACTGCCAACGATTGGAAAATTACGGTTGCTGATGTAGATATTGAGCTGGCGCGTCAGAAAACATCCTGGCACAGTAATGCAAATGGAATCAGCTTTGATATACGAGATGAAGAAAAAAGAAAAGAAGTCATTAAAGAACACGATTTAATTATTTCGATGCTGCCTGCTTTTATGCATGGCGATGTGGCGAGAGACTGTGTAGAATTTGGCAAACACATGGCTACAGCAAGTTATGTGAGTGCAGAAATGAAAGCACTGAATGATGAAGCCATCAAAAAGAATGTCCTGCTTCTAAACGAATGTGGACTTGATCCGGGACTCGATCATGCAAGCGCAATGAAAGTAATACATGAGATTAGAGAGCAGGGTGGGACAATTACCTCTTTTAAATCTTTTTGCGGAGGTCTTGTGGCTCCCGAGAGCAATGATAATCCCTGGGGCTATAAGTTTAGCTGGAATCCAAGAAATGTTATTCTCGCGGGTCAGGGAACAGCGCAGTACCTGGAGGAAGGCAAAATAAAATTCATTCCTTATAACAGACTTTATACGCAAATAGACAGCGTTATTGTTGATGGCTATGAAAAATTTGACGCTTACGCCAACCGTGATAGCATAGGGTATATGGACAGCTATGGGCTGCAAAATGTAAAAACGATGTTACGTGGAACGCTTCGTGAGGACGGGTATTGCAAAGCCTGGAATGTTTTTATTAAACTGGGTTTAACGGATGATAGCTCGAAGATTACACATGCCTCGTCTTTAACCTATACGGCTTTACTCGATGCCTTTTTACCTGCTGGAAAGGGCAGTGTAAAAGAACGTCTCATCAAATTTATGGGTAAAGACTGGAATGAGGGGTTGGACGAAAAACTAGAATTTCTGGAATTATTTTCTGATAAAAAAATCACTTTGGCTGAAGGCACACCCGCGCAGCTATTACAGGCTTTATTGGAAGAAAAATGGAAACTCCAGGAAACGGACAAAGACATGATCGTAATGCAACACCAGTTCGAATACCAAATGAAAGGACAAACTGAAGTAAAAAAGTTAGAATCCTCCCTGGTGGTTATCGGAAAAGACCAGCAGTATACAGCCATGGCGCTCACTGTTGGCTTGCCTCTTGCAATTACGGTTAAGAATTTCCTTACCGGTAAAATTAAATTGAGTGGCGTACAAATTCCTATTCATCCCGAAATTTATGAGCCTATGTTGTCTGAGTTGGAAGAACATGGGGTTATCTTTATAGAAAAGCAATTAGCATGA